DNA sequence from the Strigops habroptila isolate Jane chromosome 4, bStrHab1.2.pri, whole genome shotgun sequence genome:
AAGAGAAGCGACTTCCCACAGCAGGAAGTCTCTTACCTGGCCTAATTAAAGCTGGGTCCAGTGTTTCTATTCTGTTTGTAGCCATGATAACTTTAACATCCCCCCGAGAGTCAAACCCATCCAGCTggttcagcagctccagcattGTACGCTGGATCTCTCTCTCACCACCCGAATTTGAATCATACCTACAAGAGAACAAGAGAGTCAAAAAAAGCACTTGGCAAACTTAAGAACATATTTCACATAACTGCCCCAAACACACCAACAGAACAGTGGGAGGTGCTTTGCTGGGGTTTTTAACAcccataatttttatttttttatttaatgtttagccatagaaaacaaaaagcaccttttcaaaatcattctgTGACATTAAGGTATGAAAAGAGACACTGAACTATTCTTGtagctgggaaaagaaacagcagtcCTGCGAAGGAAATCTGTCCTTTTTCCaacaaaattaacaaattaacataaaaaggaaaaacccctCATTATTAAAAGCACATGCATCCACCTCATAGAAAATACACCTTGTCACACTTTTTTCTGTTCGGAGTTTACGTTACACACACAGTTGTGACTGTGCACCCTTTAGCCCTGCCAGTCTGGATCCTGGTTTAACCCTGCTCTTCCTGAAGCACAGTTACCAGTGACCATAGTTCTCCACTTTGTAGCTCAGCTACTTCATTTTGCTGGTACCAGACTAGACAACCTGCACCCAAAACAGCTCAGCCATGTTCAGCAACAGTTCGAAGCAACATTAAGTTTACAAAGAATTGCATGTGTGTGTTACACACTTCACCATCAGTCCAATCTTTTCTACATACTACATGGAGCAGAAGCTGCCTTAGGCTGGAGCTTCAGGCTAGCAGCTGTGTAGCAATATATATGAGCacctttttacttttatttcaaaacatttgacTACTTAAAAGACTACTTGTATTTGACAGTGCCAACCAACCTAtggaattttcaaagaaatactaCTCAGATACAGGCTGAACAGTTTAGTGTGGCACAACCAATGCTTCCCCATGCCATCACACTCTGTAGCTTACCATGTAATACTTTAAGAGCATAAGTATTTAGCCACCTATGTGGGATGCAAATGAGAAATGGATACACTCTGCATGAAGGACGCTGCTTTACTGTTGAATCAGTGAAGCCGATTACTGCATTTATCCTTAGAAGATACCCTATGAACTACAGTCTCCTTCTGCCTAAGACACTGTGTCAGAGAGATGCTAACAGGGAGCTAGAGAGCAGGGGCTAAGTCTCTGGTCATACCTATTTAATACGAAAAGGTTGTGATATATGTTAGTTTCAGATAAGTTATGCAAAGTTTCACTTGTTAAAAATGCTTACATCAAAGAGATTATTACACGAATGGTAGCAGAGCTAAGAAACTGAGTATCAATATGGTtgcaaaaaaagtgtttctagtAAAGCATTTATTGTTCCTGGCAGCACTTGTGTGTGAAGCCGGAGCTGGAATACTGTACCTCTTTGTGCCAATGGCATCAATTTCATCAATGAAGACAATGGATGGGGCATGCTCTTCAGCCACACGGAACAGCTCACGCACGAGCTTCGGACCGTCACCCAAGTATTTCTGTATAAGTTCTGAACCAACCACTCGCAGGAAGGTCGCTGAAGTCTGGTTGGCCACTGCTTTGGCTAGTAAAGTTTTACCTAGGTTTGGATGGGAAGAGATACTGTAGTTAGTCTctggtgggggggggaagggggagaagggaggtgCTTTAACAAAACAGTCACATCAAATTTGTGACAGACTTGGCAGTGCTTTAATACTAACCAAGCACAACTTATTTCACTTGTGTTAGCGCAGCAGAGCTGTTACTGTACTGCAAGATACCTGTGCCAGGCGGGCCATACAGAATGACTCCCTTCGGTGGCTTTATACCCATCTCTTCATAGTATTCAGGGTGGGTGAGAGGAAGCTCCACAGATTCCTGCAGCACAAGAAAAACAGCGAGTGAATGCTCTGCACAGTTCTGTGGGGAGAACAGCATTAATAAAAGTAATGAAGGCAAAAAGAACTTAACTGATTTCAAGACAGACCTTGAAAAGCCTGTCTCTCTACTGCCTCCAATTCTAAGGCAGACAACTAGTCTATCTGAACAGTCTTCCTATTGTTCCCACCTGAcatggggaagagaagcagtGAGTGTTCCCCTTCTTCCAACATTGAATCTAGAACCCTGGAATCCCTGAATCCCAAACGCTCACAAAGGACTCCTTATGAAAGGATGCCTTCCACCATGAGTTACCAGACTGCAGATCTCATCAGTGATTTCGAAAACATGTAAGTCAAAGCAAAAAGGTTGAGTTTTACGAGGGTTCAGATAGAGATCTGCtggtagggaaaaaaacccacacataaaaacaaacccaaaaacaaacaccagaatcaaacacaaaaccccccaaccaACAAATGCCAGCACACAAGCCCCAAGCCCTTACCCACTAAATCCTCAGACTGCACAGCACCAGACAGTCAAAACAACCTCTGCTGCTCTTACAATTTAACTCTCATCTTGCAACAATCAGTAACTTTGTATGTTGCAAAACAATAGTTTTGCAAAAGTTATTGCAGAGATCTTATGAGCTCAGGGCTGTACAGGTTTCCCAGCAACTATGAAAGGTTTCTGTGCACACGGTCTGTGGATGGGTATGCTCCCACCTTAGAGACTTAGGCCCACGAGCCTTCCTAGCAAAACCAAATGAAGAAAGACTTTACAGCAGGATATAAGAGAACACTGTGTGAGCAGCAGTTGGCCCTGTGGTGGGTGACACaagctcccagcacagcagctacatcagTAGCTTGCTCAACAGCGCAGATCAGTACAACTGAGTACCTTGATTTCTTGAATCTGGTTGTCAAGGCCACCAATGTCAGCGTATGTTTCTTGAGGAGCCTTCTCCACCTTCATCACAGTAACTAAAGGGTCTGTGTCATCCATCAGGACACCGATCACAGCATGAACCTAATTCAAGCATAAGAGCTGTCAAAGCAAGCAAGCGCTGTTAATACAAGCCTAACCCCAATGCCCATCCATTTAGATGCATGAAATGAACAGCACCAGCTCTCCCGCGattctcagaaaaaaaggcCAGTTAAAAACAGTACAAGAACTTGCACTGCTTTTTACAAAACCAGCTCACCTTATGATTTAGCAAGACAGAGCAGCCTGGCTCCAGGAGATCCTTGTCCACAAAAGACAGAATACTGACGTAGTGTTCCGACCCTACCGATGTGGACACGATAGCATGGTTGTCATCAATGATCTCCTCCAAGGTACCCACAGACATCGGTGTTCCCCTCAGATCATCTACTTTTGATCTTTCTTCCTGTTGCCAAGAAGAACCCAAGAAACAACTCAAGAACATAGGCAAAAACATTCTTGTACAACACCAGCTCAACAGTTCACACTGAACAGAACAGGCTTTTCCTATGGCTGATTTGCTGCCCGAGAAGGTGTTTACAGCAGAGGCCAGTAACGAAATCCACTACTGTTTTAGTCCTGTTCTACAGACATTACCATATGGACGTGCACAGCTagaatgttttttctgtctctgctgctggctaTCTGGGAGCTGCACTTCAACAGACCactaagaaacaaaataccaCCATGGCCTCATCTGTAGTAACCAATACTTGGACTAAAACCATTAAACCACTAGGAAAAAAGTCGCCAGTTTTCTGGACAGTAATTAAGTTTTATCAAAGAATTGTAACATACACAGTATGTTTGTACTGCCTTACACATTCATGGCACTTTACTTCCATTGCTTTTGCATGAAGTACTTCCCAATAGAGCACATACTGTAATATTAGACATAACAGTTAACTCAAGCCTCacctcttgtttttcttccaaaggtTTCATCTGTTCTTGATTTCTGATAAATTCTTCCTCCATTAAGAGGTAATCTTTAATTCTCTCCAATTTCAACAATTTGAGTCTGCACTGTGTGTGAGGAGTCACTGCAATCCAAGTGGAATCACGATATTTTAGATCAAGTTTGACATACTACCAATTATTCACTAATTCCTTACCAGCaactctgctttattttctgctcaTAACTTCTATGTGAGCAGCGGCCACTATTTCACTTGTCCCACTGTAATCCTACATAAAAACCCCCATCTTTAAAGATAATGTTTCCCCTGCATTTCTCCTCAGTtcaatttctctctctgtctcatTCAGGAGTTCTTGGGCTCCATCTTGCATAACAATAATTTACTTCTAACCAACACAGAAGCACAAAATAAGATTACATTTGCCCTTCTGTTACACCCCTCATGACCAACACCCAGCCAGCTCAAGGGGAGAGGACAGCTCTGCACCTCTCAAAGGCGACTGTCCgcagcactgctggggcaggcaggacaCTTACCCAGGGGGAGTTTGCTGGCAGCATCTGgtccctttgttttcttcttctttttccccactctggttggaactggaggttcatatttcttcttcttatccttattcataaaaaaaaaaaaaaaaaaagaaaatccatgaaaaaagaaattgggatattaacaatgaaaaatacacacagaTGTTAGGTGCACAGACTGAGAGTGCTCAACTGAAGTGAATGGATACATAACAAAACTGTCTCCTTTATGATACACAGCAAGAAAcccaaaagaaatattctttagGAAAGTTCAAAAATGTCTTCTCCTGCTTATTTTACattcttattttacatttagtAACAAACCTAGATTTCTGCCAACTTTCAGTGAATATAGAACACGGGAGGCTGAAGCCTGAAGGAAATCACAACCAAAACTCAGGCACAGAAGGATGAGGCAAATGCTGAATCTGaacatttctgctgcatttcaatCCACAGGTAACACACATTCAATTGGTGAGCTCAGACACAGCTTCCCATATGCTTTGTACTTCCATCTTCAAACAAAACCGGAAAGATCTCTAATGGTCCACGACACCAAGCACAGACCTTATGCAGATAACAGTATGATGTCATTTTCAAACCAAAAGCAGTGGCTTGACAGCTTGAAGGCCACTTGTCTTTCCTAACCCTGACAGATTTATAGTTTAACAAATATATTACTAGTGTCAAAtaacttcagttttcctttacaATTAATCcccttttctatttttgaacAGCAACCCGTTTTCTCCGTTGTGCACCCAGAAGGCGGCATTTCATCAAAGCCAACAAAAGCAGGATTTTGTGCAGTTCTGagtacaaaaccagaaaaaagttGTAAGTTGTATAACAAAGCCTATTGCAGCCACTCTCTGTCGTAACACACCCTTAGTTCATCCCGTAAGTAAAAGCCTTTGTGGTGGTTTTAGTTACCTTGTCATCCTTCTTACCCCCACCAGGACCGTGTCCACCGCTCTGACTTTGACCctaagaaaaaccaaaacaacacacaacATAAGCCCACTTCCGTGAACTGTGAAACCCATGGGCAGTGCCATGGAAAGAAATGACATCATTAGATTCCTCTTATCTAACCAAAGCACTAATATATTTCAATTAATTGCCGAAAGTCAGTAAATAACAAGAAGTGTGGACGTACGACGCAGGAAGGCCACGGTCAGTGTTGTGTTTCAGACTCGTACAGCACTGCACTGCCGTGGTGCATCGCGGGTTTAGCTCTTTCCTTGCCAGTGCAAATCACGAGCAGCACGAACCACAGAGCCCCCCGCGGCCCTCCCCACACCTCCCGGGGGCAGAGCGGGCCAGACCCGCTGCCCGCGGGGACCCGCAGCCGCTCTCGCGGAAGGCCGGACCCGCGGCGCGGTGGTTGGCGCCGCTGCCGGGACCCTGCAGGCCCACCGCTACAAATGCACGTTCCTCTTGGCGCAGCGAGAGGAGCCCCCCGCGGCACCGCGCCCGACCCACAGCCCTACCCGGCTTCAGCGCGCCCGGCCGCGCTGCCCCCGCCGCTCGAGCGGCCTACGGGCCCGGCGCTGACTCCGCAAAATCCCGGGCAATGGCGGGGCGATGCCTGAGGAGGCCTGGGACCGCCGCCCCActcaggcacaggcacaggcacaaGCACCGACACCGACaccgccgccccggccccgcgcggCCGCGCTCTCGCGCCCCGGCCGCCGCCTCaccatcctgccctgctgccgCTCCGGAACTAACCACCGCTCCGGAAGTGCCGCTCCGGCGGCGCCCAGCGAGGGACGCGGCGGTGTCGTCACTACAGCGTGCGGCCGCGGACAAACGCCACAGCGCGGCGGGGGCAAAACCCAGGTCACGTGACCCGGCCGCGCGCGGCGGTTGCGTGTCCTCCTCAGCCCGCCCGCCGCCTGGGCGGGATCACGTGACCCGGGGGGCGCGGGGCCCTGAGGCGGCGGCCGGCAGGGGGCGCTCGGCGCCGCAGCTGGCTGGTGCGGGGCGGCCCGGGCCCACCGCCCCGCCGGGGGCGCGGCTCCTGTGGGAGGTGCAGCCCGCCCGGGTTGGTGCGAGTGCTGCCTGCGGGAGTCACGTCGCGTCGGAATCGGCCCTCCTGAGGGCAGCGGGACGCTCACTGCAGAAAAAGCGATGTCCGTGCTGTTGGCAGGCACCGTGGGGTCACATTCCAGCTAGGAGAAAAGTCGCGGTAGCTTTTGAATACAGTGTCAGGTTACCAGCGCTTTTCACCATGTGGTGATGGTTAAATGGAGATGTTTCAAACTGATAAACCTAGACAAAAGCAGAGTTCTTTCCCCGTGAGGTATTTCTCAGGTATTCTTACAGCTCAGTTCACATCAATGATACACATTGAAGCTGATAATAACCAGCTGCGGCAATGTTAACATCCATGGAAATGATGCTTAAAACCTCCGAGTACGCCGGGAAAGTATGCCTTCACCGCGGCAGTTCAGGTTACCTCCCTTAAGCACTACTACTTAACCACCGAGAGATGGCTCTTCCTGGCAAGACCAAAGCTCTCTGGCTGTGTTGTGCCACAAGTGGAAACGTTGAGGCACTTGCAGCCTCTGCCCGGTTTGTACGGCGCCTTTGGGAGGTCCCTGCTCCTGCCGGCTGTCGTGGGAGGCTCTTTAAAATACGCAGTCACAACTTAGCCTTGTACCTGCTGCAAGCTCTGCTTTTAACGTGTGGCCCGGTACAGAGGAGGGAGGCGTGTGAGCGCTGTAGAGGACAGCAGCTTTAGAGCTCAGGAGAGTAGCCCGAAGTATAAAGGAACAAACCCAGAGCCAATGTTTTACAACACTGATGGAAGGATCTTCTCCAGAGACCATGTCTGGACTGGTACACTGAGTGCATTGCAGCAAATGTTGTCAGAGTGCTACTGGTGCTGATTGTTCTCCGCCTGTAGAACGAGCTGCCATGTGTTTTCGCTGTTCATTTGTGTAGCTCTTCCAGCAATATAAACAGGCATTCGCTGGTGTAGCTCTTCcaaaagtttgttttcctgtaacaTTTTGCCAtctgtgttttcaaaacaaatggaagCATCCAACCTTGTTTTCAGGTTATGTGCAGGGGGAGTAACCAGAAAAGCTTCTCAGTAATGAAAGAATGGAAATACAAACCAAAGAGAGCGAGGGGGGTTTTGTATATCTAGGAATAACACCTAAGCTGCAGGAGTTTTAACTGCCAAGAAAGAAGAGACACTGTGACCTTTCTGTTAGAACTTATTGCTGTGGGAGtacagaagcagaggaggaagaccTGTATTTAAGGTTACAGGTTTTTTCCTAGACCCGATGCTTCCTTCTGTCTCTTGCATTGGCCAGTCAATAATTTCTAGCATGTGAGAATTGCTTTTCTTATGGGTAGCACTGTAAGAACACTGGTGAAGTTTTCAGGAAATCCCTCTCTCCAGATAAATATTACATTTGTACCTACAGTGAGCTCTACCAATCTGTAATAttcctgcagaaacacagtAGAGACTTTTGGTGTCTGCTTTTGACACCCCCAAAGGTAAAGCACAGACTGAACACAAGCATGTGCTCAGCCCAGAATCGAACACCTGCTTTGGGTCCAGCCTGTTTTACCCTGTGTCCCTGCATCAGAGGCCCTGTCATGTGGGGCCCACAGCAGTGGCTGCGTGGCTGCCCACCACAGAACACCAGTGCCTGCCTCCCCTGCAGGAGCGCTGGTGGTGCAGCTAATGAACTTGGGGGATCTTTGGGTACTTTCTCTTCTTTAGGCTGAAAACTCCATGGCAAGATATTGTGGGGTTGTGCAGGGAGTCGCTATGGAAGGACAGGGTCTTCTGTGAGCATCACTAGCAGCAGAAGGGTTATAATCAAGATGAGGGTGTagtctaaaaatatttctactctGCTTCACCACCACATAGATTATATTCACATCCATCACTGTTTTCAGTGTAAGGATCAGAGTGTTCATGAGCTTTCACTTTAGAGCAGTCAGTAGGATGTGGAGGatgtcttgctttgctttcatgtttttgCTTTCACGCTTTCTCTAGAATTCGTGTCTGAGTAGGAAACTTTATCAGATGTTAATGTGGCTGGCTGGGCTGTGCAGAGAGGTGTGAGGTTTTGATCATTTACTTTGGTTTGGTTCCGTTTGTTCACAAGCATTACTGATTTGCATTGTGGATTTAATCTGATttatctattatttttattcttttatgaattagctgtggggtttttatggTATCAGCTGTTCTGTAACTTTTAAGGACacttgaaatgaaatttaaacagatgttcttttctttaataacaGTCACTTTGTGGAATCTTGTCTTACAGGATTGCATCTATATTTCATGTAACGTTACGGTGTACAGATGCTAGAACATCCTCTCCCTCAAATACATGCaagttttcctctcttcagtCTCACTTCAGATTCAGAAATACCCATGTTTATTTAGGATGTTTATTTAGGGTTCAGATTTCTTGTCACTTGTTTCCTACAAAATTTAGTGGTTTGTAGCTTTGCAATCATTTGAAGTGGGAGAATTATTTTGTAAACTGACCAAAATGGTATGGCTATAGGGTGAAACTAAAAGCTCAGCTTTGCATTTGTGGTCTCACAAGACACATCTGTTGTTTTGTAGCCTTGGTTTTATAGCCAAAACCACATATCTGGTTTTGTAGCCTTTACAAATATTAGGACATTATATATGGACGCAACAGTAAAAGGATGTTCTCCACATTGTCTCCTAGctcattttcttaaatacatgCCATGGAACAGCTGTGGCAGAAAACACAAATCACAAATGGGAAACGCTGTGGTTTTGAACCAGTTTCCCAGCTTGGGGGGGTTCTGGTTAATGGCTTTCAGTTGTCGGGGCTAGTAATGCTGCCTAACTGTCAGTGCTACGGAAAGGTGGTTCTGTGACCTGGCTGCTTGTGTTCACAGACTTTTGGTTTGGTTGCAGAGTGCAGATAATATCAAAGTAGgaagcttaaaaaataaatatgtttaatgATCCAAGTGCC
Encoded proteins:
- the PSMC1 gene encoding 26S proteasome regulatory subunit 4, encoding MGQSQSGGHGPGGGKKDDKDKKKKYEPPVPTRVGKKKKKTKGPDAASKLPLVTPHTQCRLKLLKLERIKDYLLMEEEFIRNQEQMKPLEEKQEEERSKVDDLRGTPMSVGTLEEIIDDNHAIVSTSVGSEHYVSILSFVDKDLLEPGCSVLLNHKVHAVIGVLMDDTDPLVTVMKVEKAPQETYADIGGLDNQIQEIKESVELPLTHPEYYEEMGIKPPKGVILYGPPGTGKTLLAKAVANQTSATFLRVVGSELIQKYLGDGPKLVRELFRVAEEHAPSIVFIDEIDAIGTKRYDSNSGGEREIQRTMLELLNQLDGFDSRGDVKVIMATNRIETLDPALIRPGRIDRKIEFPLPDEKTKKRIFQIHTSRMTLADDVTLDELIMAKDDLSGADIKAICTEAGLMALRERRMKVTNEDFKKSKENVLYKKQEGTPEGLYL